In Takifugu flavidus isolate HTHZ2018 chromosome 13, ASM371156v2, whole genome shotgun sequence, the following are encoded in one genomic region:
- the LOC130536133 gene encoding zinc finger homeobox protein 3-like — protein sequence MDSGEGGGGDGGGGEERDADLSPQALSLPLLTPAVVPEQGSSSHTSAMAPAKELLTLLQQREEGAEGAQAGEESRGGEQKEEGRHSQENGVCVKQGIKKESAECCLSKQMKENGEVCVGAGEVSVTGGLSAALSSKEEEAISNQSQTKSKCSLLPQQSQHSSSSSTARASGTLNSKIAASPKPSPTPSISPKPFALLSTSPKHFTCPSSSSALPSEIEAKDIKADQDWISGFPQSFKSQQSTLAFPLAGARPASAPAEDDGPAGVPHSSILNEDGAKAPEPNDSQLDTEVNDERDKEGEQKDAVLKNLNQDLSPNSLTSHMTIMHSRNSCKTLKCPKCNWHYKSQHTLQAHMKEKHPETGGQCVCGASGGKCVCGGATRDACGYCSSGKPHPRLARGETYACGYKPYRCEVCDYATSSKGNLSIHMQSDKHLNNVQNGGHLNGHMHSSHVTNNSSSSNGHAAEEPAYKLPLAILPPTTQPAKLTPPAHSHSQGKRWRCDVCDYETSIARNLRIHTTSEKHTHNMLRLQRGYYLSQCRSLTPQLKHLQNAGAELSLKMRLTSQQATEQPVALGSALTPSPSPSPSPPPALCLSPTSPLSQGVFQCLVCSCFSSDSLESVEQHLNAPRSLPQSEWCSLVAGGCHCKLCGYTTPLRANFSLHCQTDRHRTRYQLAAHVQEGGDRGQEGAALIAKGNPVQLRCNLCDYVTSSLEKMRGHSLGSHHEASTRVYRFLQQYDGEVDGGSWLFHCLLCNHSSSSKLQLLKHSQTPTHQQREGLLQLQPMGGEELAAIFTIRKSSDGDTDELSEDMETSNETTTDPSDTTKDSCDVGVKQISEEREETKGENRENEGSLPPIKRPSSGWTEMEHSSKRPRIHQQNENQQTVQCPLCQVKVPFIHFQQHLTHVHSVAQDCVDKLISTVKLSMEPQPQLQTEPQTELNADDTQKTKNTQNSDADCSHVADPAASVDAQKNNGVESVENTEAEVTAPKDVTALLTPPLEDSTTHPSNGKLAPQSLTQIPPSSPPTSPPSDHPPLSDHHGYRFRCSRCSLAFPTQEKLQLHWQYHAMRAATECPLCSRQCRSQEALQRHMQNTHSQLDTTQGQNTMLPANTAQHMEHNQSPVQQDFSLSPQLGQEAGESEDEEIEEEALDMEGKEPKDIQVKDRDVVDERAEAFSSEQEKGPQEDVPEPSFSPLVKKSSNPAMDRFLDPARPYKCHVCSESFTQKTILLVHYNSVSHLHRARRALQDSNTGVAVTETPRGPDPRPYRCQLCGVGYSQSSTLDIHLRSVLHQTRARAAQNSGSQTPTSCAAAPVSFPSTATQSVIAKEEPSKSFPLIKKPDVVSSSASTHLGVATEAQTTLPNSIEQSANQQTKKRVADLVASRNQLMLLQQQQLAQAQAQLQQTTLLQSQLLQHFPLGQETLLKQHFSLIPDTMLSLQQQLLLPFYLSGDMKINPELAFKSHELSQLLSAMSIPKEQLKAATESESQPPMDKKTAQEAGSTSIMSEPKDHIQSEPKTEAGTSKSIKLVQEESFASLEEKEDVSMPAVQTESQKEASSSLKLGLQCPPPRVPFAPVNGEPLRALLQSYGYELALQYIQNRHRNQQEISSHLINNSAHKQESAYVNKTEVSSEKGTDDFSKLEDGKTGDCMNNEDVEEEKQKGDKESVNKKECCERGERCLDCGKLFSDALILKSHKEYIHRTLFPTAALERFSREYRLQYDQMYPLTERRAADGSAVSPHATAKTSTSDSEAAPETVTPQVKIRTSSPVPSVSDPMNKTCTSTTSAPTSSPPCQSFSEHEVSTLNTSTDASQPPPSAQSIPVTLPKIPMLPLPLPQLPIPPLTITKLPLPTLPFPMELPLLPPVVMPSVALQPQPWLDSSVNPELAKLYQSQFNPSLLGKQPQLSPALLTQQSQLSPALQTQPPQLSPVLLGQSSQTSPIQTVNTTIQQGKRTRTRISEEQLTILRKHFDINSLPSDDEIGKMSALSGLPHKVVKHWFRNTLFKERQRDKDSPYNFNNPPTIALEDTSEEVAQDQPMTLSPCSLSPGLPANNSPLSQASDHQKGEPHRGRRSSRTRFTEKQLETLQGVFEATPYPREEEYDRLSALLSLPNRVIVVWFQNARQRARKNQDRGNEDGSEGKNSHRRSNDCVKNNDEEESSCDHEGHGEAQNENSMDLTYEYYTNPESPACNSSSGFIESEYPTVKDEPVALTRKQEDIDIPPLTNKSPGLVQIQNENTDAETHHVQGVQAVKRERSSPPDPGKEEISLSERCQPCSSSSSQKTVASSLSVSHSGQGRNTPCEQAIKKPADTMPSILAAPESETRHSELPDAATGSSSETQPKKPFQTQAQFQCSLCPVSLPTFQLWQEHHTRHVLAAQTQVQFLHSGFTDRTLPYMMLHPNHPLMASQMLSGAMSQMHPNPTHPMISHLNSIQIKNTMPDHSNTSLNCLTQGSMTSLKQNPKHLSDSGFDGQRGNRDVEEEHRRDKRQRTTITPEQLEVLYQRYSIDSNPTRGVLESIARDVGLTRRVVQVWFQNTRARERKGQFRSTGPGSCFSLGFNHLRCPFCRALFKVKSALDAHMRSRHWAEAERAGYTLSICNGSNGQTGLASITDRPGPSISSNPVANHSYVSSNKEILAKPSVASLSLTTELNSEEEDYDEEDCEELPCEDGPSMAYQASGSGDPSSNWGETQTLQQHHHQQQRQRTQMSHFQVLQLRDFYRNHRTPNRHECEALGQKLGLPHRVVQVWFQNARAKEKRAKGLSSDSAEREQAELSAGAGERDRA from the exons ATGGACAgcggtgagggaggaggaggggatggagggggaggagaggaaagagatgcTGACCTCAGTCCCCAGGCTttatctcttcctctcctgacCCCGGCGGTCGTTCCTGAGCAGGGGTCATCCTCTCACACCTCAGCTATGGCCCCTGCCAAAGAGCTCCTGACCCTGCTCCAGCAGCGGGAGGAGGGTGCAGAGGGGGCCCAGGCTGGAGAAGAGAGCCGGGGAGgtgagcagaaagaggaaggcCGACATTCGCAGGAGAATGGAGTGTGTGTAAAACAGGGGATAAAGAAAGAGTCCGCGGAGTGTTGTTTGTCAAagcaaatgaaggaaaatgggGAGGTGTGTGTAGGTGCGGGAGAGGTGTCAGTTACAGGGGGCCTCTCGGCAGCCCTTAGtagcaaagaggaggaggccatcTCAAACCAAAGCCAAACCAAATCCAAATGTTCTTTATTACCTCAACAGAGCCAGCACAGCTCTTCTTCCAGCACTGCAAGGGCCAGTGGCACACTCAACAGCAAAATAGCCGCCTCTCCAAAGCCCTCCCCcactccctccatctctccaaaGCCCTTCGCTCTTCTTTCCACCTCTCCAAAGCACTTCACTTGTCCGTCATCCTCTTCTGCCCTGCCGAGCGAGATAGAGGCAAAAGACATTAAGGCAGATCAGGACTGGATTTCTGGGTTTCCTCAGAGCTTTAAATCCCAGCAGTCTACTCTGGCTTTTCCACTGGCAGGTGCGAGGCCTGCCAGTGCACCTGCTGAGGATGATGGGCCGGCAGGGGTTCCTCACTcttccattttaaatgaagatGGTGCCAAAGCTCCAGAACCAAATGACAGCCAGCTAGACACAGAGGTGAATGATGAAAGAGACAAAGAAGGAGAACAGAAAGACGCTGTCCTTAAAAACCTCAACCAAGACCTCTCGCCCAATTCGCTgaccagtcacatgaccataATGCACTCGCGCAATTCCTGCAAGACTCTGAAATGTCCCAAGTGTAACTGGCACTATAAGTCTCAGCATACACTGCAAGCCCACATGAAAGAGAAGCACCCAGAGACGGGTGGCCAGTGTGTGTGCGGCGCCTCCGGGGGGAAGTGCGTCTGTGGCGGTGCAACACGAGATGCGTGTGGATACTGTAGTTCGGGAAAACCCCACCCTCGCTTGGCCAGAGGAGAAACCTACGCTTGTGGTTATAAACCCTATCGCTGTGAGGTGTGTGACTATGCTACCTCTTCGAAAGGCAACCTCAGCATACACATGCAGTCAGACAAACACCTGAATAATGTTCAGAATGGAGGACACTTGAACGGTCACATGCACTCTTCTCATGTTACCAACAATAGCAGCTCTTCCAACGGCCACGCCGCGGAAGAGCCGGCGTACAAGCTCCCGCTCGCGATTCTCCCACCTACCACTCAGCCCGCCAAGCTCACGCCGCCTGCGCACTCCCACTCTCAAGGCAAGCGGTGGAGGTGTGATGTGTGCGACTACGAGACCAGCATTGCTCGCAACTTGCGCATACACACCACCAGCGAGAAACACACGCATAACATGCTCCGACTCCAGAGGGGCTACTACCTGTCCCAGTGCCGGAGCCTGACCCCACAGCTTAAACACCTACAAAACGCAG gCGCTGAGCTTTCCCTGAAAATGAGACTGACCAGTCAACAAGCCACAGAACAGCCAGTCGCGCTCGGCTCGGCGCTGACTCCCtcgccctctccctctccttctccccctcctgcccTGTGCCTGTCCCCCACTTCACCCCTCTCCCAGGGTGTGTTTCAATGCCTTGTCTGTTCCTGCTTTTCATCCGACAGCTTAGAGTCTGTGGAGCAGCACCTGAACGCCCCTCGCTCTCTGCCCCAGTCTGAGTGGTGCTCCCTGGTTGCCGGTGGCTGCCACTGTAAGCTCTGTGGCTACACCACCCCGCTGAGGGCTAACTTTTCCCTGCACTGCCAGACTGACAGACACCGGACCCGGTACCAGCTTGCAGCTCACGTCCAAGAGGGAGGAGATAGAGGTCAGGAAGGTGCTGCCCTGATTGCCAAAGGCAATCCGGTCCAGCTGAGATGCAACCTGTGTGACTATGTGACCAGCAGTCTGGAGAAGATGAGAGGGCATTCCCTTGGCTCGCACCATGAGGCCAGTACTCGGGTTTACAGA TTCCTGCAGCAGTATGATGGTGAAGTTGATGGAGGTTCTTGGCTGTTCCATTGTCTGCTATGCAACCACTCCTCTTCTTCTAAGCTTCAACTACTGAAACACAGTCAAACCCCAACCCATCAGCAGAGGGAAGGGCTGCTACAGCTGCAGCCAATGGGCGGAGAGGAACTGGCGGCCATTTTTACCATCAGGAAAAGCTCCGatggtgacacag ATGAGCTCAGTGAGGATATGGAAACTTCCAATGAAACTACCACGGATCCTTCAGACACAACCAAAGACTCATGTGACGTGGGGGTGAAACAGATTTCCGAGGAGAGAG AAGAAACTAAGGGGGAGAACAGAGAGAATGAGGGATCGTTGCCCCCCATTAAGCGCCCATCCTCTGGATGGACGGAAATGGAACATTCAAGCAAACGCCCCAGAATACACCAGCAAAATGAGAACCAGCAG ACTGTCCAGTGCCCTTTGTGCCAGGTCAAAGTCCCATTCATTCACTTTCAACAGCATCTCACACATGTGCACAGTGTTGCACAGGACTGTGTAGACAAGCTCATCAGCACC GTCAAGCTTTCGATGGAACCTCAGCCCCAGCTGCAGACGGAACCACAAACTGAGCTGAACGCCGATGACACACagaaaactaaaaacacccaGAATAGCGATGCAGATTGTTCCCATGTTGCTGaccctgctgcttctgttgatGCACAGAAAAACAATG GGGTCGAGTCAGTGGAAAACACTGAAGCAGAAGTAACTGCGCCCAAAGATGTCACAGCTCTACTCACCCCTCCCTTGGAAGACAGCACCACTCACCCTTCCAACGGCAAACTGGCTCCCCAATCCCTAACACAAattcccccctcttctcctcccacctctccacCCAGCGATCACCCTCCCCTGTCCGATCACCATGGTTACCGGTTCCGTtgcagcaggtgcagcctgGCGTTCCCTACTCAGGAGAAACTCCAGCTGCACTGGCAGTACCATGCCATGAGAGCGGCGACAGAGTGCCCCCTCTGTTCCAGACAATGCCGCAGCCAGGAGGCCCTGCAGAGACATatgcagaacacacactcacagttgGACACCACACAGGGGCAGAATACCATGTTGCCAGCCAACACTGCGCAACACATGGAACACAACCAGAGTCCAGTTCAACAGGATTTTAGTTTATCACCTCAACTggggcaggaggcaggagagagtgaggatgaggagataGAGGAAGAGGCCCTCGACATGGAGGGAAAAGAGCCGAAAGATATTCAAGTCAAAGATCGGGATGTGGTCGATGAAAGAGCTGAGGCGTTTTCAAGTGAACAAGAGAAAGGGCCACAGGAGGACGTACCAGAACCCAGTTTCAGTCCGCTAGTCAAAAAGAGTTCCAACCCTGCAATGGACCGCTTTCTTGACCCAGCCAGGCCTTATAAGTGTCACGTATGCTCTGAATCTTTTACTCAGAAAACCATTCTCCTCGTTCACTATAACTCTGTGTCCCACCTTCACAGAGCCAGACGTGCTCTCCAGGACTCTAACACAGGTGTTGCTGTGACCGAAACGCCCCGAGGTCCTGATCCTAGACCTTATCGTTGCCAGCTGTGTGGAGTTGGTTACAGCCAGAGCTCCACATTGGACATACACCTTCGCTCTGTCCTTCACCAGACTAGAGCTCGTGCTGCCCAGAACTCAGGTTCACAAACCCCAACATCTTGTGCAGCCGCTCCAGTATCATTCCCCAGCACAGCCACACAGTCAGTTATTGCAAAAGAAGAACCATCCAAGAGCTTTCCTTTAATAAAGAAGCCAGATGTAGTGAGCTCTTCAGCCTCTACACATTTGGGTGTAGCAACCGAGGCCCAGACTACCCTTCCTAACTCAATTGAACAGTCTGCTAACCAGCAGACTAAAAAAAGAGTGGCAGATCTTGTAGCATCAAGGAACCAGCTAATGCtattacaacagcagcagttagcaCAGGCTCAGGCTCAGCTGCAGCAAACCACATTGCTTCAGTCACAGCTGCTACAACATTTTCCTTTGGGTCAGGAGACTCTTCTAAAACAACATTTCTCCTTGATACCAGACACCATgctttctctgcagcagcagcttcttctgccCTTTTACCTGTCAGGAGACATGAAGATTAACCCAGAGTTAGCATTTAAAAGTCATGAACTTAGCCAGTTGTTATCTGCCATGTCCATCCCAAAAGAACAACTTAAGGCAGCAACAGAAAGTGAGTCTCAGCCTCCAATGGACAAGAAAACAGCCCAGGAAGCAGGGTCCACTTCAATTATGAGTGAGCCAAAAGATCACATTCAAAGTGAACCCAAAACTGAAGCAGGAACCAGCAAATCGATCAAACTGGTTCAAGAAGAGAGCTTTGCTAGTCTTGAAGAAAAAGAGGACGTTTCTATGCCTGCTGTTCAAACAGAAAGTCAGAAAGAGGCAAGCTCCTCACTTAAACTTGGATTGCAGTGTCCTCCTCCCAGAGTTCCTTTTGCTCCTGTGAACGGGGAACCTTTAAGAGCACTGTTGCAGAGTTATGGTTATGAGCTGGCATTGCAGTACATACAAAATAGACACAGAAACCAACAGGAGATATCATCACATTTGATAAACAACagtgcacacaaacaggaatCCGCTTACGTAAACAAGACTGAGGTGTCCTCAGAGAAGGGGACAGATGACTTCAGTAAACTGGAAGATGGGAAGACGGGAGACTGTATGAATAatgaagatgttgaggaggaaaagcagaaggGAGACAAAGAATCTGTGAACAAAAAAGAATGCTGTGAAAGAGGTGAAAGATGTTTGGACTGTGGAAAGTTGTTTTCAGATGCCTTGATTTTAAAAAGCCACAAGGAGTATATCCACAGGACACTGTTTCCCACTGCTGCACTTGAGAGGTTTTCCAGGGAATACAGACTGCAGTATGACCAGATGTACCCGCTCACTGAGCGTCGAGCTGCAGACGGTTCAGCCGTCTCTCCCCACGCTACAGCCAAAACCTCAACGTCCGATTCAGAAGCGGCGCCTGAAACTGTGACACCACAAGTTAAAATTCGCACATCCTCACCCGTCCCTTCAGTTTCTGACCCCATGAACAAAACATGCACTTCAACTACGTCGGCCCCTACGTCTTCTCCGCCATGTCAGAGCTTTTCTGAGCATGAGGTGTCCACGTTGAACACGTCCACAGACGCTTCTCAGCCCCCACCTTCCGCTCAATCCATACCTGTTACGCTACCCAAAATACCAATGCTTCCACTTCCCCTTCCCCAGCTTCCTATACCCCCGTTGACCATAACTAAGCTGCCCCTGCCGACCCTTCCTTTTCCCATGGAActacccctcctccctccagttGTGATGCCATCGGTGGCTCTTCAGCCTCAACCCTGGTTAGACTCAAGTGTGAACCCTGAACTGGCAAAACTCTACCAATCTCAGTTTAATCCATCTTTACTTGGGAAACAGCCACAACTTAGTCCAGCTTTGCTGACACAGCAATCCCAACTCAGCCCCGCTTTGCAAACACAGCCCCCACAGCTCAGCCCTGTGCTGTTAGGCCAGTCGTCCCAAACCAGCCCCATTCAGACCGTCAACACAACAATACAACAGGGTAAAAGAACCCGGACACGCATTTCCGAGGAACAACTGACTATTCTGAGGAAACACTTTGATATTAACAGCCTGCCCAGTGATGATGAAATCGGCAAGATGTCCGCCCTGTCTGGTCTGCCTCATAAAGTTGTCAAACACTGGTTCCGCAACACTCTGTTtaaagagaggcagagagacaagGATTCCCCATACAATTTTAATAACCCTCCAACTATTGCACTTGAAGACACCAGCGAGGAGGTAGCACAGGACCAGCCAATGACACTTTCCCCGTGTTCACTTTCCCCAGGCCTACCAGCCAACAACTCACCACTCTCCCAGGCTTCCGACCACCAGAAAGGGGAGCCCCATCGAGGACGACGCTCCTCTCGAACACGATTCactgagaagcagctggaaACCCTTCAAGGGGTGTTTGAGGCTACTCCCTATCCCAGAGAAGAAGAATACGACAGGCTATCAGCTCTCTTGTCCCTCCCTAATAGAGTCATTGTTGTGTGGTTCCAAAATGCTAGACAGAGGGCCCGCAAAAATCAAGACAGAGGGAATGAAGATGGATCGGAAGGCAAGAACAGTCACAGACGGAGCAATGACTGCGTCAAGAAtaacgatgaagaggagagcAGTTGCGATCATGAAGGACACGGTGAAGCTCAAAATGAAAATTCAATGGATCTGACCTACGAGTACTATACAAATCCCGAATCCCCTGCTTGCAATTCTTCTTCTGGCTTCATAGAAAGCGAGTATCCAACAGTCAAAGATGAACCAGTAGCTCTTACTAGAAAGCAAGAAGATATAGATATCCCTCCTCTGACCAACAAGAGCCCAGGTCTTGttcaaattcaaaatgaaaataCAGATGCTGAGACGCACCATGTGCAAGGAGTTCAAGCTGTGAAAAGGGAACGTTCTTCACCTCCTGACCCCGGCAAAGAAGAAATAAGCCTTTCAGAAAGATGCCAaccctgctcttcttcctcatcacaAAAAACTGTTGCCAGCAGTTTGTCCGTAAGTCATTCCGGCCAGGGACGTAATACTCCTTGTGAGCAAGCTATTAAAAAGCCTGCAGACACGATGCCTTCCATCCTCGCTGCCCCTGAGTCTGAAACACGCCACTCTGAGCTGCCTGATGCTGCTACAGGTTCGTCTTCTGAAACACAGCCAAAAAAACCGTTTCAAACCCAGGCTCAGTTCCAGTGCAGTCTCTGCCCAGTATCCTTGCCAACATTCCAGCTGTGGCAGGAGCACCATACCAGGCATGTTCTAGCAGCTCAGACACAGGTCCAGTTTCTCCACTCTGGCTTTACAGACCGAACCCTCCCTTATATGATGCTTCACCCCAACCACCCCCTGATGGCCAGCCAAATGCTTTCAGGTGCTATGTCTCAGATGCACCCCAATCCCACCCATCCCATGATATCTCACCTAAACAGTATCCAGATAAAGAACACAATGCCCGATCACTCCAACACCTCCCTAAACTGCCTCACTCAAGGTTCTATGACTTCCCTAAAGCAGAATCCAAAGCATTTATCAGACAGTGGTTTCGATGGCCAAAGGGGAAATAGAGACGTCGAAGAAGAGCACAGAAGAGATAAGCGTCAAAGAACTACTATCACTCCAGAACAGCTGGAAGTGTTGTATCAGCGTTACAGCATAGATTCTAACCCCACCAGAGGAGTCCTGGAAAGCATTGCTCGTGATGTTGGCCTCACAAGAAGAGTGGTTCAG GTTTGGTTTCAGAACACACGAGCCCGAGAGCGAAAAGGACAGTTTCGGTCAACAGGGCCAGGATCTTGTTTCAGTTTGGGTTTCAACCACCTGCGCTGCCCATTCTGTAGGGCTCTGTTTAAGGTAAAGAGTGCTCTGGATGCCCATATGAGGTCACGACACTGGGCCGAGGCTGAAAGAGCAGGCTACACCTTGTCAATTTGTAATGGATCCAATGGGCAGACTGGCTTGGCATCCATCACAGACAGACCGGGTCCATCCATCTCGTCCAACCCTGTCGCCAACCACAGCTATGTCAGCAGCAACAAAGAGATACTGGCGAAACCATCTGTGGCCTCCTTATCTCTGACCACCGAGCTGAactcggaggaggaggattacGATGAAGAGGATTGCGAGGAGCTCCCGTGTGAGGATGGTCCGAGCATGGCTTACCAAGCTTCCGGTTCTGGGGATCCGAGCTCAAACTGGGGTGAGACACAGACattgcagcagcatcaccatcagcagcagcgccaAAGGACACAGATGAGCCACTTTCAGGTACTCCAGCTGCGAGACTTCTACAGAAACCACCGTACCCCTAACCGACATGAGTGTGAGGCTCTGGGACAGAAGTTGGGACTGCCTCACCGTGTGGTCCAG GTGTGGTTCCAGAATGCGAGAGCCAAGGAGAAGAGGGCCAAGGGCCTAAGCTCTGACTCTGCAGAGAGGGAGCAAGCTGAGCTTTCTGCAGGAGCcggagaaagagacagagctTAG